In one Inquilinus sp. Marseille-Q2685 genomic region, the following are encoded:
- a CDS encoding serine protease, which produces MRLTSALLAGALLALSALAASAAAPLLPGLGPDDRRVPVDGTAAPWRSLTKVQTGIGGRCTGALIGPRRVLTAAHCLFNPRTQRFLPASSLHVLFGYERGEFLEHALVTRVIRADAYDPQRPREDYAADWAILVLAADAPPQAPPLLVADAMPQPGTAVVLGGYSQDKAQIITADTACMVLGTDRTTKGPVLIHDCNGTRGTSGSPLLELRDGDWQVVGIAVAGSIDRLALNFAVPSSAFAAEVR; this is translated from the coding sequence ATGCGGCTCACATCAGCTCTGCTCGCGGGCGCGCTTCTCGCTCTCTCCGCCCTGGCCGCTTCGGCCGCCGCCCCGCTGCTGCCGGGGCTCGGTCCCGACGATCGGCGCGTGCCGGTGGACGGCACCGCCGCCCCCTGGCGCAGCCTGACCAAGGTGCAGACCGGGATCGGCGGCCGCTGCACCGGGGCCCTGATCGGCCCCCGCCGCGTGCTGACCGCGGCGCACTGCCTGTTCAACCCGCGGACCCAGCGCTTCCTGCCGGCCTCGTCGCTGCATGTGCTGTTCGGCTACGAGCGCGGGGAGTTCCTCGAGCACGCCCTGGTCACCCGGGTGATCCGTGCCGACGCCTATGACCCGCAGCGGCCGCGCGAGGACTATGCGGCGGATTGGGCGATCCTGGTGCTCGCCGCCGATGCGCCGCCACAGGCGCCGCCGCTCCTGGTCGCGGATGCGATGCCGCAGCCGGGCACGGCGGTCGTTCTGGGCGGCTACAGCCAGGACAAGGCGCAGATCATCACCGCCGACACCGCCTGCATGGTGCTGGGCACCGACCGCACGACCAAGGGGCCGGTGCTGATCCACGACTGCAACGGCACCCGCGGCACCAGCGGCAGCCCGCTGCTCGAGCTGCGGGACGGCGACTGGCAGGTGGTGGGCATCGCCGTCGCTGGCTCGATCGACCGGCTGGCCCTGAACTTCGCGGTCCCGTCCTCCGCCTTCGCCGCCGAGGTGCGGTAG
- a CDS encoding DUF6683 family protein: MMQRILLCAFIWMAAIWPAAGQAQDMFWSTTLPAITGTDTLGLHLRSLREQQDGSRQSAQPAPAPSATAFRYTPSPRRRAANLAQFVAKSRQNDPKGAADLERLFASTDVVEAMRAPLAEAGLRIDDVADAYAVYWINAWQASRGVDDDVSRRMATAVRNQVAGVMASTGALRGASDAAKQEMAESLLIQAALIAAAMEQSKSSPELGRQLAAAVSQGARGMNLDLAAMTLTEDGFVPAN; this comes from the coding sequence ATGATGCAGCGGATCCTACTGTGCGCCTTCATCTGGATGGCCGCGATCTGGCCGGCGGCGGGTCAGGCGCAGGACATGTTCTGGTCGACGACCCTGCCTGCGATCACCGGCACCGATACGCTCGGCCTTCACCTGCGCAGCCTGAGGGAGCAGCAAGACGGGAGTCGGCAGAGCGCGCAGCCGGCCCCCGCCCCCTCCGCCACGGCCTTCCGCTACACCCCGTCGCCCCGGCGTCGTGCCGCCAACCTGGCGCAGTTCGTAGCCAAAAGCCGGCAGAACGATCCGAAGGGCGCCGCGGATCTCGAAAGGCTGTTCGCCTCCACCGACGTGGTCGAGGCCATGCGGGCCCCGCTGGCCGAGGCCGGGCTGCGGATCGACGATGTCGCCGATGCCTATGCCGTCTACTGGATCAATGCCTGGCAGGCCAGCCGCGGCGTCGACGACGACGTCAGCCGCCGCATGGCGACGGCGGTCAGGAACCAGGTGGCCGGCGTGATGGCGTCCACCGGCGCGTTGCGCGGAGCGAGCGACGCCGCCAAGCAGGAGATGGCCGAAAGCCTGCTGATCCAGGCGGCGCTGATCGCGGCGGCAATGGAGCAGAGCAAGAGCAGTCCCGAGCTCGGCCGCCAGCTCGCTGCAGCGGTGTCGCAGGGTGCGCGCGGGATGAACCTGGATCTCGCTGCCATGACCTTGACCGAGGACGGGTTCGTCCCCGCGAACTGA
- a CDS encoding NAD(P)-dependent oxidoreductase codes for MIIVTGGSGQAGRACLKDLIAHGYDVCSVDLAPPADPSVRHSRVDLTDFGQTIAAFSAIDDRVSQVTGIVHLAAIRAPGLAPNHVIFETNTVSTYNVFEAARQLKIRNIVWASSETVLGLPFENPPPYVPVDEEYPGRPETAYSLSKLMGEEMAKQFCRWDPAAKIIGLRLSNVMDPERYAEFPGFDDDPRKRNWNLWAYIDARDAAQAIRLALESGLTGAEVFVIANADTVMSTPNDALLDAVYPGVPRKRAFGPNETLLSIEKARRVLGYEPRYSWRDPRPA; via the coding sequence ATGATCATCGTCACCGGCGGCAGCGGCCAGGCGGGGCGCGCCTGCCTGAAGGACCTGATCGCGCATGGCTACGACGTCTGCTCGGTGGACCTGGCTCCGCCGGCGGACCCGTCGGTCCGGCACAGCCGGGTCGACCTGACCGATTTCGGCCAGACCATCGCCGCCTTCTCGGCGATCGACGACCGGGTGTCGCAGGTCACCGGCATCGTCCATCTGGCGGCCATCCGCGCCCCCGGGCTGGCGCCGAACCACGTTATCTTCGAGACCAACACGGTCAGCACCTACAACGTGTTCGAGGCGGCGCGGCAGCTGAAGATCCGCAACATCGTCTGGGCCTCGAGCGAGACCGTGCTGGGCCTGCCCTTCGAAAATCCTCCGCCCTATGTGCCGGTGGACGAGGAGTACCCCGGCCGGCCGGAGACCGCCTATTCCCTGTCCAAGCTGATGGGCGAGGAGATGGCCAAGCAGTTCTGCCGCTGGGATCCCGCGGCCAAGATCATCGGCCTGCGCCTGTCCAACGTCATGGACCCGGAGCGCTACGCCGAGTTCCCGGGCTTCGACGACGATCCGCGCAAGCGGAACTGGAACCTGTGGGCCTATATCGACGCGCGCGACGCAGCTCAGGCGATCCGGCTGGCGCTGGAATCCGGGCTGACCGGGGCCGAGGTCTTCGTCATCGCCAATGCCGACACGGTGATGAGCACGCCGAACGACGCGCTGCTCGATGCCGTCTATCCCGGCGTGCCGCGCAAGCGCGCCTTCGGCCCGAACGAGACCCTGCTGTCGATCGAGAAGGCCCGCCGGGTGCTCGGCTACGAGCCCCGCTACAGCTGGCGTGATCCGCGCCCGGCTTAG
- a CDS encoding glutathione S-transferase: MTYELYYWPEIQGRGEFVRLALEQAGADYVDVAREEDDDRPGLMHFLQDRSVAEPPFAPPYLKAGDLLIGQTANILLFLGDRHGLAPAEEAGRLWTHQLQLTIADFLVEVHDTHHPIGSGLYYEDQKAEAKRRTEDFLAHRLPKFLGYFERVLARNPAGDTHMVGGQVTTADLSMFQMIAGLRYAFPKAMARAEPKHPRLATLHDRVAALPRIRAYLASPRRIPFNRMGIFRHYPELDP; encoded by the coding sequence ATGACCTATGAGCTCTACTACTGGCCCGAGATCCAGGGGCGCGGCGAGTTCGTCCGGCTGGCGCTGGAGCAGGCCGGCGCCGACTATGTCGACGTCGCCCGCGAGGAGGATGACGACCGGCCCGGGCTGATGCATTTCCTGCAGGACAGGTCGGTGGCCGAGCCGCCCTTCGCGCCGCCCTATCTCAAGGCCGGCGACCTGCTGATCGGCCAGACCGCCAACATTCTGCTGTTCCTCGGCGACCGGCACGGGCTGGCACCGGCGGAGGAGGCGGGGCGGCTGTGGACGCACCAGCTGCAGCTGACCATCGCCGATTTCCTGGTCGAGGTGCACGACACCCACCACCCGATCGGCAGCGGCCTGTACTACGAGGACCAGAAGGCGGAGGCGAAGCGCCGGACCGAGGATTTCCTGGCCCATCGCCTGCCGAAGTTCCTCGGCTATTTCGAAAGGGTGCTAGCCCGCAACCCCGCCGGCGACACGCATATGGTCGGGGGCCAGGTCACCACCGCCGACCTGTCAATGTTCCAGATGATCGCCGGGCTGCGCTACGCCTTCCCGAAGGCGATGGCACGGGCCGAGCCGAAACATCCGCGCCTCGCCACGCTGCACGACCGCGTGGCGGCGCTGCCGCGCATCAGGGCCTATCTCGCCTCGCCGCGGCGCATCCCGTTCAACCGGATGGGCATCTTCCGCCACTATCCCGAGCTCGATCCCTGA
- a CDS encoding DMT family transporter has translation MRTSPRQMQGLALYALGVGAFATMDAFAKYLSGSYPVAEIILIRALFGYIPILVQYRMGAERGMQAVRSRRPLLQLLRGGCVLAAGATFFLSLSGLSLADATAISLAAPVFMALFGITVLREPAGRETIVAIAVALAGGLLIVRPTDGINLYALIAVASALFYALGVVATRRAGQADPPIVTAIWGNTVMVAASAAMILHSGWVWPTAEDWLPFIGVGLAGGLANLLYIGGLRLSGVSDVAAIDYSIFAWAAAFSVFVFHEEIPAASLIGAGLIVCGGVYSAVAKWLRSRDEPADAPLALGMGPTS, from the coding sequence GTGCGCACCTCTCCCCGTCAGATGCAGGGACTCGCGCTCTATGCCCTGGGCGTCGGCGCCTTTGCGACGATGGACGCCTTCGCCAAGTATCTCAGCGGCAGCTACCCGGTCGCCGAGATCATCCTGATCCGGGCCCTGTTCGGGTACATCCCGATCCTGGTCCAGTACCGCATGGGCGCCGAGAGGGGGATGCAGGCGGTGCGGTCGCGCAGGCCGCTGCTGCAGCTGCTGCGGGGCGGCTGCGTCCTGGCCGCCGGCGCCACCTTCTTCCTCAGCCTGTCCGGCCTGTCGCTGGCCGATGCGACCGCGATCTCCCTGGCCGCGCCGGTGTTCATGGCGCTGTTCGGCATCACCGTGCTGCGCGAGCCCGCGGGGCGGGAGACCATTGTCGCGATCGCCGTCGCCCTGGCCGGCGGCCTCCTGATCGTGCGGCCGACCGACGGGATCAACCTCTATGCCCTGATCGCCGTGGCGTCGGCGCTGTTCTACGCCCTGGGCGTGGTGGCGACGCGCCGGGCCGGGCAGGCGGACCCGCCGATCGTGACCGCGATCTGGGGCAACACCGTCATGGTGGCGGCCTCCGCGGCCATGATCCTGCATTCGGGATGGGTCTGGCCGACGGCCGAGGACTGGCTGCCCTTCATCGGCGTCGGGCTCGCCGGCGGCCTGGCCAACCTGCTCTATATCGGCGGGCTGCGGCTGAGCGGCGTCTCCGACGTCGCGGCGATCGACTATTCGATCTTCGCCTGGGCGGCGGCCTTCAGCGTCTTCGTCTTCCACGAGGAGATCCCGGCCGCCAGCCTGATCGGGGCGGGGCTGATCGTCTGCGGCGGGGTGTACAGCGCCGTGGCGAAATGGCTACGGTCACGCGACGAGCCGGCGGACGCGCCGCTGGCCCTGGGGATGGGGCCGACCTCCTGA